Sequence from the Cryptococcus neoformans var. neoformans JEC21 chromosome 1, complete sequence genome:
TTGTGGCTCTTAGCATCATTTTCACAAATAAATTTTTCAAAATTTCTTTCCCAGCTGATAGTTGTTGGCGATCCCTGTGAAAATGGAGGGCGTACAGTTGAAGAATAGATGATGTAGCCCGGATATGGAGGGTTGTACTCCCCTGGCCCCGGAGACGATGGCACATAGGCTGCAGAAAAGGCCTATAATATCAATATATACATGATAACAACCAGCCGCGATGATCAGCTCTGAGTTCGATAGCACCCACTGGTATTTGTGACAAGCAGCATTTTCAATCAAAGACTCACCATCAGAATGGAGTGAGACCCTGTCAGGGAGTAGTGGTACCAATATCGATCCCGAATATCTATAGTCcaatggaggagatggcagTGGTAACGAGAAGAATTTTCAGAACGAAATGGACTGTCGATTTgcttttattattatggATTACTAATGTATGATTGCGAGAGCCCATATAAAAGAGACTGGCTGATGACGGGAAAAAACATGTCTACCCTATATAATGGGGCCAGAACAGTAACATGCAAAAAAGTACAACAGCACGGCACGTCGTCAGACGTCGGACCTTTAGTATTCACCACGTAGCGTGGTGGTACGCAACGTAAAGCGTATCAGTACAGTTATCAACAAAAGGTGCCTTCCCAGCTCAAAGATTCCAGACTCTGGGATATACGTAGTTGAGGAGACgaaaaatggaagagaggcCCACCTCGATTCTCCCCCCTTTGCCGAGCCTCTAAGATGTTGCCGGGCCTGTCATTTGATAGCTGATGATAGGATAACGATAAATTAGTAGTTAGTCGCGACGACTCCAGATTCTCGTCTCTTTATAATATTGGTACAACAGCTACTACTTAGTAAGTATGCTGCTGTTGTATGCTCTTCTATCTCTCCTACTTTCTGGATGTTTTATTTTCATCAGAGGACTTCGCTGATCGTCAATGCTGTCTGTCGACTGCGGGCATGACGGACTGACAAACGGGTGGGTCTAGAATCCAGAAGACCAGAAATTATCCGCTCATCGGACTCcaggctcttcttcttttcaggTGACTTCACGTGAAATTCTTTTGGCCTGGCCCGACACCTGACCCCGTATCCCCGAAGAACTATTATGACGCTACGTATTGTAGGATGTAGTTGTCTATCTAAGTAACGCATATGCAAGTGCTATTTAGCATATAAGCACAGAAAAAAAGGCTAGACAGAAGACAGTAGTGAATGAGTAAAAAAGTCGGCAAACAAGAAAATATGTGCACGAAGAAGTCGAACGTACACGCAAGCTAAGGCAGGATGAGCGATGAGTTAAGTCTCCGGTCCAGGATCCACAATCCAGCCATGCCTGATGAGTTACGCTCAAGCGACAGGCGGCAGACTCGTGAAACGCAAAAGGTAAATAGCAACCTTAAGTCCTGGAGAAGTCTTTGTCAGTTGTCAGTCGTTGATCGTAAGTCGTAATTTGGTGCTTGGCGTGtcgtcttttttttgtgTCTCGTCGTGGCTGTCGTTGTGAGGGTTGTGTCAGATGTTACGTATAATGACGTAGCATAGCGCTATGTAGGCGTAAGGCGACCCTGCGCCCCGTGAGCAAGATAAGCCAATAAGCAATAAGCAATAGCAATAAGCCATAACCCGAACTAACGCTATAGCCTGCTGTAAAAGTTACCCCACAGGATACCAAAAGTACTTTTGCTTCCGCAACGAATCTATGGATCTCCATCGCACGCACGCATAAGTAATATCCGTCCATGTTCTATACACACCAGCCCTTTACATTCACTATTTTGTTTTCAACAAGATCTTCTGATATTAATTGATCCACAGTTCAATTAATAACTCTTTGTCTAACCGTAACGAAAACGAAGAATACATCAaatcttgatcttcgaTTGGCAGTGTCTTACTCGATCATCCACCTTCTTACACAAAACCGGGCCCCTCCCATCACAGGTCTTCTTATCACTTTTTCGTACAGTAATGCCGTGGCAAAAGACATTGTGAGTGAACTGTATcattccttcatctctgtACTATGTCTCCAACCTCTCAGGCGCTCAATATGCTAATCTTTGTTGAAATTCACAAGTTCGTTGCCCCCTAATAGGAAGGGGATGCATCTGGTTTGCTCGTTTTACATTCGATTTTAGTTACTTTGCTGATGTTTCTGATGACCAGGTAACTAATGAAGTTATTCAACAGTGTCGGGAAGGCTTGAAAAACGTAGACATCGGCATATTCACTCTTCATTGCTTGCATACCTCTGCTGGCTTGACTGTAAGCTTGTTTTCTGGGTGCTTTGTGGCTGCTATTCCTGCGGGATCACTTGCTTATGTGTGTCTACATGCAGCTGAACGAGAATTGTGACCGGTGAGTTGAGACTTCCTGATCGGATGATATGATGGAACTTGTTCATTTACAATTATTACAATGACCCACAGAACGGTTCGGACAGGTGAGTTTGCGTGTATCCAAACTCAACTGTAGCAGGACTCCTTTCAATCTGACAATAATTAACAGACATGGATATGGCTCTTGACACTATCGTGCCCGAATCTTTACCGTGGGAACATACAGATGAGGGACCAGAGTACGTCTTGACTCTTAACTTTCTTACTGGAGTGAGCGAAGCTTACCTACGTCATTCTACTCAGTGATTCTGTATCCCATTTGAAGACATCATTGATTGGAAATTCTATCACTGTCCCCATCTCGAAAGGAAAGCTGGTTTTGGGTACGTGGCAAGGTATTTACCTTGCGGAATTCAGGCATAATGGCGCAGGATGGGGTGGGCAAGGACAGGGGCGCAAAGTTGTTGCTACAATTCTGTAGGTCGGCCCGCATTAGAAGATGACCCCATTGACCCGTGCGAAGTCCATAACACAATACTTGCCAGCGAATGAACGATGCAACTGAGACTGAGGGCTGAGTTGAATATTTCATTTCGTGAACTGCACTACGTGCCATTTCCTAGCCTCCCAATTCTCACAGACGTCGTCCGTACATTCTTTCTTATCTTGCGTTCCCGATTGGTCATCGGCTCCTTCCAGAGCAACTCGTTTTTTGACTTCGACCCTCATACTAGCACCTAACATGTCGACGATGATCAAACTCGCGTTCAGACCATACACCATGGTGGCAGCGTAGAAGAAATTCGCATTGCCTGTGCCGGTGAGTAGCCAAAGAGAATGTAacaaaggaagaagaatagaCGTGTATAGATGGACGGTGAGGGAGAACAGAGGATGGCGTAAATCTACACAATCAGATGAGTTGCGATACTTGGTTTCAGCACTTTATTTGACTTACTGGCAAGTATATCAGGGAAGCATCCAATTAGTCCAGCACAAAGACCCATATCTCCCAGAGCAGGAAAGCTCTTCCATGTGACAAAAATTGCTAGGAGCAATAATATAGCATCCAAAGGCCTATCGACCATTCGGATGCATATCGGTGCGATGTAAATAACTGTATGCAGCTAGCGAATAATATATATCAGAGTAGCGCTTTATAATGAAGGCAAGACAATAAAAGTCCTTACCTGAAAAACGCCAAGGAAAAACGTTCGGAAATGATCGAACATTTCTGTGAAGAAATACCACCACATACCAACATTTGGGGTAAGATTGGTTACCTCAAGGCTGAAAGGGACTGTACATTAGTGGCATGTGAAAGCAAGGATGTAGACACGTACCTGGTACCCAATGATTTCCAAATCCAGTTGTCCCCCAGGATTACAAAATTGAAAACGCCAATAGCGATCGTCAAGGCAGCAAAGAGCAATAAGGATTGTAGAACCAATGATTTCTTTGGTTGTTCGGTATTGATTTTCCCCAGAAGAATTACAATCGGGGGCAGTAAGATTATAGGATAGAAGGACGTATGCACTGCCACAGCTAACGATATCAGCGAAAAAGTTGTTTTCCCTATCGGCATTGCGAGCACAGAGTAGTTAGCATTAGGATCGAATCAGGAGACTTTGGGAATAAGCTGACCTGCGGCTGCAGCGGAGAGAGCACCTAATAACACTGCGTTATCCAAGGTTGTAGTTGATCGTGCAATACAGGTGAGTAATGAGTAGGGGTTGAGCAAGTATCTGATCCATTCATCATTAAGAGTCTCATCACAGACATCAACAAAATAACTTACACAGCAGCTACCAAAGCATCTCTAGCACATCGCTTTTGGTTTCTGGCTTGGGAGATTTTTACCAGAGACCATGCGCCCCAGAGATCCGCAAGTGTCCAGAATGCCGCAGTTAAACAGATTGACGATATAGGAATAACATGACTGAACAGGACTAAATATATTGGAGACTAAGAGGAAAGTCAGCAACCTCCTTGGATCGTACATGGCATCAGTCGAAAGTTTACATGGTAGAAAGTACCCCCTGAGTAAGGACTTGTGCCGTGCTCATATATGAAGACGCCTTCCTGGACTGACGAACGGTAAAGTAAGTCATcatggagaagaatgaaacAGCGGACTTACTGCTTCGAAAAGAAGTTAGGGGCGTCGATAGCTCCGGCCTTCGTTGCAAAGCTATCACAACTTCgggcaaggaaaagagggcCATGCGGAGTACAGCCCCTACAATGTAGACTTCAGAGTGAGATATCTTGTGTGAACATAATCGCTCTAGATAGCTCATTGTATCGATGGCCCTTGACCCTTAGCGTCGTAAGGATGCTGTCGAAGGATGGGTAACTAATGAGTGATGGAGTTGAATATCAAAAAGGACAGAAGTGAAGCAAAGTACCATCTGACACACGGGGAAATTGTTGTCGAATAAATGATGAGGGGGCGCGACTGACGCGACGAGCTGTGACAGAAACAGTAGAGATGTTCGGTCTTGACCGTTGTTCACGCCGCTGGGGTTTGTTCTTCTGTCAGTCGCACGCGTAAAATATATTACGCAGAAGGTCAAATGCAAATTACGGCTGAATTGCTGCAATCCGTCCCGTAAGTTTATAGGACAGATGTACATTTATACTTTTCCCCCGGTATGACAGCAAAAGTGACAGTATAACAGTGTGCAGAGTGAATATCTTGGGACATAGGAACAGGCATACATACGTCAACCAGAATAAACCTGATAGAAATTAGAGAGAAAAATGGATAACGGTAAAATATATGAAGAAGCAAGGATAATCAACtcaagagattgaagaaaTCGGTTGTCTACGCCAAAGATCCCGCCTCATCGACTTTTCTGAGGGCTTTTTCCATTTTCTGCGGGGGAGTGATGCGAGGTGTTCCTTCTACCTCAATCCTCCCAACCATAGCGTTGATGTCTTCTTGGGATAGAGAAACATTTCGGACCAGGAGGGCGATAGCCTCATAAGCTGAGGGGAAGTCAATGGACTCATCATCTAGAGTAGGCATGCGATGCTCCAGACTAGCTCAGTATGTCAATAGAGCGATCACTTGTCTTCATATAGAACGCACCTTTGTCTGAGGACATCTGCAGAAACTGATTGCTGCAGTAAAGCGGTTTTCCACCCCTTCGCCACTATTTCAGCATCCTTCAGCCTGGATATTCTGAAAATATCGTTGAGAAGACGTTCTGCCAGCAGAGGACGGCGCGAAACGGGTAAAGCACTAAAGTAATCAGCGATATCTTCAGGGTTCCTCGACCCTCCTTGGTCCTTTTCGCCCCACAACTCCTTCATATCTAAATCAATCTTGGCCctagcttcttcttcagataGGTCATGTTCATCCACGCGGTCTCCATGCggttcttcctctgccccTTCGTCCTTGTTCTCGCCTTCGCCTTCTACTGGTTTGGTACGAGGGGCCAGATTGAGCCTCTTGCGTTGTGGAGCAGATTCACCGTTGTCAGTGCTGGTCCGTCTTTCGGCAGACACGAGTTCATTCTCTTGGGTATCATTGAGAGCGCTAAACATGTTTGCAGAAGAGGGTTGGCGAGACATAGGAGGAGTGACATTAGTGGGGGTTCCTGCCTTACCCTTTCGAGTATTGAAGATGCTAGTTGGACCGAAAGAAGGGGCTGTTCCACCAGAGCTGATGTTACGACCCATATTGGAGAAATCAGTAGGTCGGTTGAGGGAACGCGGACCAGCAGAGACAGACTGCCATTCGCCAGGTTGAGATCCTTCATGTCTGTCCCTACCGGAGCGCGAACCACCACGGGATATAGATTCTTTGGAGACTGCTGTGGAAGCAGcgctcttttcctttgcatTTTGTTCGTGAATTTGGGCAATTGTCATAACGCTCGTCTGATTCTTTTTTGATTTCCATCCATTCCTGCGCAAATCGAAGACATCCTGTTAACCATTATTAGCTAGGCAATATGGTCAAGAAGTTCTAGTTTCCTACCATTATCATGAATTTGATACGTGAGGACAATGATTCCACCTGCATCATTTTACTGAGCATATCGAACGCTTTGCTGAGGTTTTCAGGCGCGACTCGATCGTACGCCGCACCGATCGTAGTAAGGAGTTTGCAGGCTGATTCGATGTCTTCCTCGTCAGGGTCCGTAGTGTTACTGAGTAATTTGAGCAAGCATTCTTTGATTACTCTATTGGAAATCATCTCCCTTTTGAAGAGCTCTCCGATAAGCTGCACAAGACCCAAACCGCGACGTTTCGCCTTCTGAGCAGCGTAATACTCATCGCTCATGAGAACTGCCTCTTTGTCCTTGTCATCcttcgcttcttcctgcttggcaccgtcctcctccttcttcgccgcAGCGGCCACAGCTGTGTCCTCACGAGCTTTCCAACCAGCCTCGAAATCCACCTGACAACGACCAAGCAAATATCTACGGAAGAGAGCACGTCCAGCAACTGGTTTGCCATCAATGGTATCGGATACCTCAGGGCTGATTTCATCATGCAGCAGCTTACAAAGCTTCGCGTACATGGCAGACCAGTGAGCTTCGTCAGTGGCTTTCTCAAAGATGAGTTTGATGACCAGCTTCAAAGTCAAACCATCCGTCTCGTTGGCTGACTTGTTGGCCCATTCGAGGATTTGAAGCGAAATAGGGTCAAACTTCTCCTCGGTCAATTTGTTCAAGAGCGCTTTTACCTTTCGTTCGATATAAGCAGGGGTACCTTGAGCATCGCCACCCAATCGTGTTCGGGTCCAAGCATTTTCGGAGATCGGAATAGGGGCAGTGGCAGATGTTGGGACTTGAGACGATTGTGGAGCACGTTTGGAGCCACGCTGACTACCTCTGTTGGCGCCAGTTCGTGACCCTGAGATCCCTAGTGACGGCAAACCAGACAATGAACTAGGTGTGCGGTTACTGAGGCTGGCACGGTACCGTTGCTCACTTGTGCTACGAATGGGTCCGGCTCCAGAGCCGAATTGACCCATTGAGCCAAACTGCCCCATGCCCTGACCGGGGAAGGCGGAGCGATTGGAACCACTAATGCCCAGGCCAGCGCCGCCGGGAGCAGAGCGACTCGAGGGACCCATTGAAGCTCGACTTCCTCCACGAGAGCTACGTCCACCAAACCCGCTTCCACCGTCCACTTCTAGGCCAATGTCCTccaaaggaggaagagtatCTGGCTTCTCACGACACACCGCCATGAACTGCATCAAGAATTCGCGGTCGTATCGGAATTTGCCGGGTTCGGCGTCGACATTTAGTCGAGGATCGGGGCTCTTCAGCGTAGCGGGGTAAGTGATAGAACTGAGATCATTGATAGGCCGGGCAGAACTAAGAGCAGATGCGGAGGCTGAAGGCGTCTCATTGATGGTCGCGACAGATGTAGAAGCCAGCTCCGGGGCTGTAGGGAGTGTTTTCATGGCACCGCTGATTGCAGCTACAGGC
This genomic interval carries:
- a CDS encoding cell division cycle protein 91, putative encodes the protein MSYLERLCSHKISHSEVYIVGAVLRMALFSLPEVVIALQRRPELSTPLTSFRSIQEGVFIYEHGTSPYSGGTFYHSPIYLVLFSHVIPISSICLTAAFWTLADLWGAWSLVKISQARNQKRCARDALVAAVYLLNPYSLLTCIARSTTTLDNAVLLGALSAAAAGKTTFSLISLAVAVHTSFYPIILLPPIVILLGKINTEQPKKSLVLQSLLLFAALTIAIGVFNFVILGDNWIWKSLGTSLEVTNLTPNVGMWWYFFTEMFDHFRTFFLGVFQLHTVIYIAPICIRMVDRPLDAILLLLAIFVTWKSFPALGDMGLCAGLIGCFPDILANLRHPLFSLTVHLYTSILLPLLHSLWLLTGTGNANFFYAATMVYGLNASLIIVDMLGASMRVEVKKRVALEGADDQSGTQDKKECTDDVCENWEARKWHVVQFTK
- a CDS encoding eukaryotic initiation factor 4F subunit P130, putative, with product MSQNTSPTVNGDNKTSAPGSIASVWARGPPSAVSSTSASKNQSGVNTPSQEGAGLPNITSVSSSAAISIRNAHSRQNSLLVGPGGVDIKKGNIAFGTVDSPNTALSSSPAAPSTTGGHLADAVKSFGSIDADGNSDPDVVKTRRTSSLSNPIGPVQEKKLSVHSLFTSKAPAQAPLGSSPSRPAMSPPQPHQQPIPHIRRQSMGQGGPGFQSQVPVGSPSFTSGPPMRPPMVMPNQPRSPVANPNVPHGQYAPMPPLHVQQGFRPPQQGMGTQQPPVRPNGMGTQGMARPMMGPGQYGMHPGPQGPQYPVMGYPPQGGFYPGYGPYDQQPHYGSPQWAQQQQNQSFNANFGPGPMSPRSGPSQISSAPSQSPLPPQGVPLGSGGPSPIPTPPNRPPNLMAGHQHSASIPATPIPSTPSRPMQANVPPPFLSGAASVFTPRGASKAVKIAREDGTAVNMKEVAEAASKAVSSGAHTPESAAQPSKDDAPRRKPGLPVIVRLESEEQKKKRVAEEEREAKLKFMEEKEEQERRERLEKKIKEDEERQAKEAAEKAEAEKKAKEEEEKKKLDEAYAAEALAAKKLAEEKEATAKAAKEQTEAAEREKLAAHAATQEARDKAEEQRRELLSTPVTPAAVSPVESPALGAGLPAKPVAAISGAMKTLPTAPELASTSVATINETPSASASALSSARPINDLSSITYPATLKSPDPRLNVDAEPGKFRYDREFLMQFMAVCREKPDTLPPLEDIGLEVDGGSGFGGRSSRGGSRASMGPSSRSAPGGAGLGISGSNRSAFPGQGMGQFGSMGQFGSGAGPIRSTSEQRYRASLSNRTPSSLSGLPSLGISGSRTGANRGSQRGSKRAPQSSQVPTSATAPIPISENAWTRTRLGGDAQGTPAYIERKVKALLNKLTEEKFDPISLQILEWANKSANETDGLTLKLVIKLIFEKATDEAHWSAMYAKLCKLLHDEISPEVSDTIDGKPVAGRALFRRYLLGRCQVDFEAGWKAREDTAVAAAAKKEEDGAKQEEAKDDKDKEAVLMSDEYYAAQKAKRRGLGLVQLIGELFKREMISNRVIKECLLKLLSNTTDPDEEDIESACKLLTTIGAAYDRVAPENLSKAFDMLSKMMQVESLSSRIKFMIMDVFDLRRNGWKSKKNQTSVMTIAQIHEQNAKEKSAASTAVSKESISRGGSRSGRDRHEGSQPGEWQSVSAGPRSLNRPTDFSNMGRNISSGGTAPSFGPTSIFNTRKGKAGTPTNVTPPMSRQPSSANMFSALNDTQENELVSAERRTSTDNGESAPQRKRLNLAPRTKPVEGEGENKDEGAEEEPHGDRVDEHDLSEEEARAKIDLDMKELWGEKDQGGSRNPEDIADYFSALPVSRRPLLAERLLNDIFRISRLKDAEIVAKGWKTALLQQSVSADVLRQSLEHRMPTLDDESIDFPSAYEAIALLVRNVSLSQEDINAMVGRIEVEGTPRITPPQKMEKALRKVDEAGSLA